The proteins below come from a single Miscanthus floridulus cultivar M001 chromosome 1, ASM1932011v1, whole genome shotgun sequence genomic window:
- the LOC136470897 gene encoding protein WHAT'S THIS FACTOR 9, mitochondrial-like: protein MPLPPLPRLRRVPAALLVPARGLLEARVPWVRDRALDHVVEREGDLVPFLLTKDALLAATPPPHAVPLHSLPSTIPFPYRPLRFLREYPSAFALSPHPIEVSPTPRLSALHAAEAQVVDATLPDAADRLLRLLMLAPSRALPLRLVARLRLDLGLASDFQRSLLPSYPDYFALSPDGSFLELVCYRKDLAVSAMQAYTQRTGGYKVGDAVAFPLSFPRGFELDKKVRKWLDEWQRLPYISPYEDGSHLAPRSDITEKRTVAVLHEVLSLTVGKKMEKEVLVKLGEVLRLPPGFRKVVARHPGIFYLSHKLGTQTVVLRESYRRHMLVDKHPMMGIRYQYLHLMHMGVEEVGKGKGKGKDRRSSRSEQNIGEEFGTAGEDDENKEEYDDEDDEDEVDEEDMEAGVASEDHKSDDDVDEDMEEQISH, encoded by the coding sequence ATGCCTCTGCCGCCGCTGCCGCGGCTGCGGCGTGTACCGGCGGCGCTGCTAGTGCCGGCGCGGGGCCTCCTCGAGGCGCGCGTGCCGTGGGTGCGAGACCGGGCCCTCGACCACGTCGTGGAACGGGAGGGCGACCTGGTGCCGTTCCTCCTCACCAAGGACGCGCTCCtcgccgccacgccgccgccgcacgccgtGCCGCTGCACTCCCTGCCCTCCACAATCCCCTTCCCGTACCGCCCGCTGCGCTTCCTCCGCGAATACCCCTCGGCGTTCGCGCTCTCGCCGCACCCCATCGAGGTCTCCCCGACGCCCCGGCTCTCGGCGCTTCACGCCGCCGAGGCGCAGGTCGTCGACGCCACCCTCCCCGACGCCGCTGACCGCTTGCTTCGGCTGCTCATGCTCGCCCCCTCCCGCGCGCTCCCGCTCCGCCTCGTCGCACGCCTCCGGCTCGACCTCGGCCTCGCGTCGGACTTCCAACGCTCGCTACTCCCCAGCTACCCGGACTACTTCGCGCTCTCCCCGGACGGCAGCTTCCTCGAGCTCGTCTGCTACAGGAAGGACCTCGCCGTGTCGGCAATGCAGGCCTACACGCAGCGCACCGGCGGCTACAAGGTCGGCGACGCGGTCGCCTTCCCACTCTCGTTCCCCAGAGGATTCGAGCTGGACAAGAAGGTGCGCAAATGGCTTGACGAGTGGCAGAGGCTTCCGTACATCTCGCCCTATGAGGATGGGTCGCACCTGGCGCCAAGGAGTGATATCACGGAGAAGAGGACCGTGGCGGTGCTGCACGAGGTCCTGAGTCTCACGgtggggaagaagatggagaaggaGGTGCTGGTCAAGCTTGGGGAGGTGCTGCGGCTGCCACCGGGGTTCAGGAAGGTGGTGGCTAGGCACCCTGGGATTTTCTACTTGTCGCATAAGCTGGGAACACAGACGGTAGTTCTCAGGGAATCATACCGGAGGCATATGCTTGTGGACAAACACCCCATGATGGGGATAAGGTATCAGTATCTGCATTTGATGCATATGGGAGTGGAGGAGGTTGGAaagggcaagggcaagggcaaAGATCGAAGGAGTAGTCGCAGTGAACAAAACATTGGGGAAGAGTTTGGCACTGCAGGGGAGGATGATGAAAATAAGGAGgaatatgatgatgaagatgacgaAGACGAGGTGGACGAAGAGGACATGGAAGCGGGTGTTGCGTCCGAGGATCACAAGAGTGATGACGACGTTGATGAGGATATGGAGGAACAAATTTCTCATTGA
- the LOC136470879 gene encoding putative cyclic nucleotide-gated ion channel 7 → MSYDQSAFQMDYVGVGASRRRFMPSESLARGVITHGSEQLRTIGRSIRAGATMAAVFQEDLKNTSRRIFDPQDPVLVRLNRAFLISCIVAIAVDPMFFYLPMVTDEGNLCVGIDRWLAVSTTVVRSVVDLFFLGRIALQFRTAYIKPSSRVFGRGELVIDTALIARRYMRRFFAADLASVLPLPQVVIWKFLHRSKGTAVLDTKNSLLFIVFIQYVPRVVRIYPISSELKRTSGVFAETAYAGAAYYLLWYMLASHIVGAFWYLLSIERVSDCWRNACDEFPGCNQIYMYCGNDRHLGFLEWRTITRQVINETCEAKQDGSIPFNYGIYSPAVTSDVLKTKDTSSKLLFCLWWGLANLSTLGQGLKTSIYTGEALFSIALAIVGLILMAMLIGNIQTYLQSLTVRLEEMRVKQRDSEQWMHHRLLPPELRERVRRYDQYKWLNTHGVDEEALVQNLPKDLRRDIKRHLCLGLVRRVPLFANMDERLLDAICERLKPSLCTERTYITREGDPVDQMVFIIRGSLESITTDGGRTGFYNRSLLEEGDFCGEELLTWALDPKAGACLPSSTRTVMALSEVEAFALHAEELKFVAGQFRRMHSKAVQYTFRFYSQQWRTWAATYIQAAWRRHLKRRAAELRRREDEEMEEHEGRSNRIRTTILVSRFAANAMRGVHRQRSRRAVAVPELLMPMPKPREPDFRDDY, encoded by the coding sequence ATGTCGTACGACCAGTCGGCTTTCCAGATGGACTACGTGGGCGTCGGCGCGTCCCGGCGGCGGTTCATGCCTTCGGAGTCGCTGGCCCGCGGCGTCATCACGCACGGCTCGGAGCAGCTGCGCACGATCGGGCGGTCGATCCGGGCCGGCGCCACCATGGCGGCCGTGTTCCAGGAGGACCTCAAGAACACCTCCCGACGGATCTTCGACCCGCAGGACCCGGTGCTGGTGCGCCTGAACCGCGCCTTCCTCATCTCCTGCATCGTGGCCATCGCCGTGGACCCCATGTTCTTCTACCTGCCCATGGTGACCGACGAGGGCAACCTGTGCGTGGGCATCGACCGCTGGCTCGCCGTGTCCACCACCGTGGTGCGCAGCGTGGTGGACCTCTTCTTCCTGGGCCGCATCGCGCTGCAGTTCCGCACCGCCTACATCAAGCCGTCCTCCCGGGTGTTCGGGCGCGGCGAGCTGGTGATCGACACCGCGCTCATCGCGCGCCGGTACATGCGGCGCTTCTTCGCCGCCGACCTCGCGTCCGTGCTCCCGCTGCCGCAGGTGGTGATCTGGAAGTTCCTGCACCGGTCCAAGGGCACCGCCGTGCTGGACACCAAGAACAGCCTGCTCTTCATCGTCTTCATCCAGTACGTCCCGCGCGTGGTGCGCATCTACCCCATCTCCTCGGAGCTGAAGCGCACCAGCGGCGTGTTCGCCGAGACCGCCTACGCCGGCGCCGCCTACTACCTGCTGTGGTACATGCTGGCCAGCCACATCGTGGGCGCCTTCTGGTACCTGCTGTCCATCGAGCGCGTGAGCGACTGCTGGCGGAACGCGTGCGACGAGTTCCCCGGGTGCAACCAGATCTACATGTACTGCGGCAACGACCGGCACCTGGGGTTCCTGGAGTGGCGCACCATCACCCGGCAGGTGATCAACGAGACGTGCGAGGCCAAGCAGGACGGCAGCATCCCCTTCAACTACGGCATCTACTCGCCGGCCGTCACGTCGGACGTGCTCAAGACCAAGGACACCTCCTCTAAGCTGCTCTTCTGCCTCTGGTGGGGGCTGGCCAACCTGAGCACCCTCGGGCAGGGGCTCAAGACTAGCATCTACACCGGGGAGGCGCTCTTCTCCATCGCGCTCGCCATCGTCGGCCTCATACTCATGGCCATGCTCATCGGCAACATCCAGACGTACCTCCAGTCCCTCACCGTGCGCCTGGAGGAGATGCGCGTGAAGCAGCGCGACTCGGAGCAGTGGATGCACCACCGCCTGCTGCCGCCAGAGCTGCGCGAGCGCGTCCGCCGCTACGACCAGTACAAGTGGCTCAACACCCACGGCGTGGACGAGGAGGCGCTGGTGCAGAACCTGCCCAAGGACCTCCGCCGCGACATCAAGCGCCACCTCTGCCTGGGCCTCGTCCGCCGGGTGCCGCTCTTCGCCAACATGGACGAGCGCCTCCTGGACGCCATCTGCGAGCGCCTCAAGCCCAGCCTGTGCACGGAGCGCACCTACATCACCCGGGAGGGCGACCCCGTGGACCAGATGGTCTTCATCATCCGCGGCAGCCTGGAGAGCATCACCACCGACGGCGGGCGCACGGGGTTCTACAACCGCAGCCTGCTCGAGGAGGGGGACTTCTGCGGGGAGGAGCTCCTCACGTGGgcgctcgaccccaaggccggCGCCTGCCTGCCGTCGTCCACGCGCACCGTCATGGCGCTCTCGGAGGTAGAGGCCTTCGCGCTGCACGCCGAGGAGCTCAAGTTCGTGGCGGGGCAGTTCCGTCGCATGCACAGCAAGGCGGTGCAGTACACGTTCCGGTTCTACTCCCAGCAGTGGCGCACGTGGGCGGCCACCTACATCCAGGCGGCGTGGCGGCGGCACCTCAAGCGCAGAGCGGCCGAGCTGCGGCGCAGGGAGGACGAGGAGATGGAGGAGCACGAAGGCAGGTCCAACAGGATCAGGACCACCATACTGGTGTCGCGGTTCGCGGCCAACGCTATGCGCGGCGTGCACCGGCAGCGCTCCAGGCGGGCCGTGGCCGTGCCCGAGCTCCTCATGCCCATGCCCAAGCCGCGGGAGCCCGACTTTCGCGACGACTACTAA